One window from the genome of Nyctibius grandis isolate bNycGra1 chromosome 22, bNycGra1.pri, whole genome shotgun sequence encodes:
- the MAT2B gene encoding methionine adenosyltransferase 2 subunit beta — MVGREKELKIRFVPGRCELVEEDIEIPSRRVLITGATGLLGRAVFKEFNENNWNAVGCGYRRARPRFEHINLLDSIAVHNIIHDFQPHVIVHCAAERRPDVVESQPDAASQLNVAASGNLAKEAAGVGAFLIYISTDYVFDGTSPPYKETDVPNPLNLYGKTKLEGEKAVLENNEDAAVLRIPLLYGEVERLEESAVTVMFDKVQFSNKSANMDHWQQRFPTNVKDVATVCRQLAEKRMLDPSIKGIFHWSGNEQMTKYEMACAIADAFNLPSSHLRPITDCPVVGALRPRNAQLDCSKLEMLGIGQRTPFRAGIKESLWPFLVDKRWRQTVFH; from the exons GAAGATATTGAGATTCCCAGTAGGCGAGTTTTGATTACGGGTGCTACGGGACTTCTCGGCAGAGCTGTGTTTAAAGAattcaatgaaaataattggaaTGCAGTTGGCTGTGGATACAGGAGAGCTCGGCCCAGATTTGAACACATTAATCTTCTGGACTCTATTGCAGTTCATAACATTATCCATGATTTTCAG CCTCATGTTATAGTGCATTGTGCTGCTGAGAGAAGGCCAGATGTTGTAGAAAGTCAACCAGATGCTGCTTCTCAGCTCAATGTGGCTGCTTCAGGGAACTTAGCAAAAGAGGCGG cTGGAGTTGGAGCATTTCTGATCTACATTAGTACAGACTATGTATTTGATGGAACAAGCCCTCCTTATAAAGAGACTGATGTACCAAATCCCCTGAATTTATATGGTAAAACCAAACTAGAGGGTGAAAAGGCAGTCCTGGAAAATAATGAAG aTGCTGCAGTACTTAGGATTCCTCTCTTGTATGGAGAGGTGgaaagactggaggaaagtgctGTGACTGTTATGTTTGATAAAGTGCAGTTCAGTAATAAATCTGCCAACATGGACCACTGGCAACAAAGATTTCCTACTAACGTCAAGGATGTAGCAACTGTTTGCAGGCAACTAGCAGAGAAGAGAATGCTG GACCCATCAATAAAAGGAATATTTCACTGGTCTGGCAATGAACAGATGACTAAGTATGAAATGGCATGTGCAATTGCAGATGCTTTCAACCTTCCCAGCAGCCACCTGAGACCA ATTACTGATTGTCCAGTTGTGGGTGCTCTTCGTCCGAGGAATGCTCAGCTAGACTGCTCCAAGTTGGAGATGCTGGGGATAGGTCAGAGAACGCCATTTCGAGCTGGGATCAAAGAATCACTTTGGCCTTTCCTTGTTGACAAGAGATGGAGGCAGACAGTCTTCCATTAG